ATTCCACAGGCCGATGGTTAATAAAACCATGGCTGCGATGGTGGCAAACCAGCTGAGGCCGTAGTACAGGTCGGTAACGGCCAACCCTTCGGACCTGTCCCTTACGCTTTTTTGTACCGAGATAACGGCGAATAAACCAAATAATAGGATGGTGAAATAATAGCCTTTTTCGTTCAGCTGTATAGTGGCGTTCCATAAGCCTACGCAGTAACCTATTACGCCCACCAATAAGGCAAACCACGAGGCCCCTATAAAGGCGGCGGTGGGTTTTAATGGGTTTCTTTTAATCTTGTCGCCATATTTTCCAAAGGCTGAATTTTCGTCTGTTTTGTTTTGTAGCGGTTCCATGTTTGTGTTGTTTTGGTTGTTAATATGGAAGCAAATGTGCGATGTAAAACCGGCCTGCAAAAATCATATTATGTAAATTACTGACGATATAATTTGCTAATTAATGTACATTTACCAGCATTAACACATTGATATGGACTCACTATCGGAACTGGTTAATCTGCTCAATAATACCGATAAAACACTATTTCGGCAGTTTTTGCAGCGCAAAAACAAAAGGGACGACGTAAAAAACCTGGCCTTACTTGATTTAATAGAAACTGACGATATAGCTGGCATAAATAAACTATACAAGCCCGAAAAAAATAAAGATGCTTACCATGCTTTACGCAAAAGGCTGCAGGATAATTTGCTGCTGTTTTTATCGCAAAAAACCTTCGAAAGCAGCCACGCCGAAACTTACGACGCCTTGCGCCTGGTGGTGGTAGGGCGTTTTTTGTTAGAGAATGATGTGCATAAGGTAGCCTTTAAATGTTTGGACAAGGCCGAAAAGCTGGCCAGCCATTTGGAGCAGTTTAATTTATTAAATGAGCTTTTATTGTTGAAACTGCAATATGCCCATTTGGAGGGGGCCGAAGACCTGGATGCCCTCACCGCGCGCTTTATGCAGAACCAGTTGCACATGCAGCGCGAGGCTAAGTTGAACATGGCCTATGCCTTTTTGCGGCAGGAACTACAGGCGATAAACCTGCAAGGGAAGATAGTGAATTTAACCAGCCTGGTGATCACCACCATCAGGAAATACAAAATCTCGGCCCAGGACCTGATGACCTATAAATCCATCTACCAGATCCTTTTCATCGCCAATGAGTACGCGGCGATACAGCAAAATTATGGGCTGATAGAGCGCTATGTTAAACGCACGGATCAGTTTATGCAGGGCCAGGCGGGTAAAAAGCAGTCGTACCTGTTTTATCATATCTCTATCCTGTACTTTTTGGCCAACTTTCACCTGCGGCAAAAGGATTTTGCCAGGAGCGTATCCTGGTTAAAAGAAATGATGGATCTGATGGAAACGGATAGCCGTTACTATGCGGTGTTTTATTTACGTTACCAGTTATTGCGTGCCCTTACCCTGTTTTTTACGGGTTTTGCCCACGATGCCATAGGGATATTGCAGGAATCGCTTGCCAAAACCAACGCCAGGAGCAAACCGGAAGACATAGAAGATGTGCGCATATGCCTGGCCATGTTTTTGGCGCTGTGCAACAACCAGCAAAGCTTAAAGCAACTCATGTTACTTACCCGAACCGATGCCTGGTACGAAAAAAAGATGGGCATGTTATGGACCATCCGCAAAAACCTGATGGAAATTCTGGTGCATGCGCAGTTCTCCAACATCGATGTTGCCATGTCGCGGCTAACCAGTTTTAGGCGGCGGTATAAGAAGTACCTGCTGAAAACGTCGGAGGAGCGGGTGCTGTTATTTTTGAAGCTGGTTGAAAAATACCTTCAAAAACCCGATGTGGTTTTTGAAACCACCTATCGCGACCAGGTTTTAAACCTGCTTGATAAGCCGGAAAATAACGACATTTTCACCTTAAGCTTTATAGCCTGGCTGATAGCACGGCGGGAGAAAAAAACAGCTTACGAAGTGGCGCTGACGCTGGTACAGGATAATAACTAAGCGCAATAATATCCGTGGGCGTGGTGCGTCGAATCGTAGCCATGCGGTATACGTCCCCGCCCAGCCAGAATTTCGCAAAAATTTATCATGCAAGGCCCATCTCAATTTCGGGGCTCCCGGATGTCTCCCTTCCATGGTGGTCATGAGGAGGCTATTGTTTAGCTAAAGTCATATCTGTCGCGCCGTTTCGCATACCTGCCTGGTTTAGGTTTAAATTTGTGATATGAGTTTAAAAACATTGGATAAGCTGGCTTATTCGGTACTGGATTTGGCTACTGTAGTTGAGGGGCACCCCATTGCCGATACTTACCATAACAGCCTGCAAAACGCGCGGCAGGCCGAGCAGCTGGGCTATACCCGTTACTGGTTTGCCGAGCATCATAATATGATTAGTGTGGCCAGTTCGGCCACGTCGTTATTGATTGGTTATGTGGCGGGCAATACGCAGGCCATCCGCGTGGGTTCGGGCGGCATTATGCTGCCGAATCATTCGCCGCTGGTGGTGGCCGAGCAGTTTGGCACCCTGGCTACCCTTTACCCCAACCGGATTGACCTTGGCCTTGGCCGCGCTCCCGGCACCGACCAGGTAACCGCTATGGCCATCAGGGGCGAGAATATGAACGCGTCGTTTTACTTCCCCCGGGATGTGGAGGTGCTGCAAAAATATTTTTCGGCCGATAATGCCGACGCCAAAGTCCGCGCTATCCCAGGCGAGGGGCTGGATATACCAATATGGATATTAGGTTCGAGCACGGATAGCGCCAGGCTTGCCGCGGCCAAGGGTTTGCCCTATGCCTTCGCCAGTCACTTTGCGCCTGCTTACTTTAAGGAGGCCATTAAAATATACCGCGATAATTTTAAACCATCGGCAGTATTGCAGCAGCCCTACGTAATGGCCTGCGTAAACGTAGTAGCCGCCGATACCGACGAGGAAGCCGAATACCTGGCCACCAGCGTAAAGCAAATGTTTATGGGCATTGTTACCGGCAAACGCCGCCTGCTGCAACCCCCGGTTGAAAGTATGGCCCACATCTGGAACGTGTTTGAAGAAGAAGCCGTGATGCAGATGCTGGCCTACTCGTTCATAGGCAGCAAGCAAAAAATTACCGCCATGCTAACCGATTTTGTGGCAGAAAACGGGGTGGATGAGATTATGGCAACATCGCATATTTATGATCATGAAGCGAAGCTGAAATCGTACAGGTTGTTTGCGGAGGTGGTGAGTGGAGAGTAGTGGAACGGCGGCGAAGACTCACCCGCCCAACGCTTCGCTGGGGCACCCTCTCTTCAACTTCCGTGGAAAGAGGGGCTTGAAATTTTATTTTTTATTTTTTTTCTGTAATGTATTGATATTGAGCATTTATACCCCTCTTTCCGGCGAAGCCGAAGAGAGGGTGGCGGGCGCAGCCTCGCCGGGTGAGTATTAGCCGGCGTTCAAAAGTCTTGATTCTTAACTCTTGATTCTTCCCCACTAAGCGTTAGCCAGCGCTCTATCCAAATGCGTGTACCCGCCGTCGACGTATACCAGTTGGCCGGTGGTGTGGCTGGATACGGGCGAGAGCAGGAAGGCAGTGGTGTTGGCCAGTTCTTCGGCGGTGGTCATACGGTTACCCAGGGGGATTTTTGATTGAATTTCTTGTAGTTTGGCTTCCGGGTCGGCCATTTTGTTTAGCCAGGTTTCGTACAGTGGGGTCCAGCACTCGGCCACCACAACGGCGTTTACACGGATGCCATATTTCAACAGCTCCACAGCCCATTCGCGGGTTAAAGCGTTACGCCCGCCGTTTGCCGCGGCGTATCCCGAGGTATGACCCTGTCCGGTGTCGGCAGTTTTGGAGGTGATATTGACGATAGCACCTTTGGATTTGATGAGTTCGGGTAGGGCATAATGGGCCATCAGGTAATAGTGTACCACATTTTTATGCAGCGATGCTATGAAGGCTTCGTAGTTGCCATCTTCCAGGCCTACACCATCATTTACGCCGGCGTTATTTACCAGGCCATCTATACGACCATATTTATCTATGGTTGCATCAATGGCATTTTGGTTAGCCTTAGGATCGGTAAGTTCGGCGGCAACCTGGAATGCCCTGCCACCGGCGGCTTCAATTTCACGAACCACTTTAAGGTTATCCGCCTCGCTGCGGCCTATAATAACCGGGATGGCGCCCTCGGCAGCCAAAACTTTCACAATGCCCTCGCCTATGCCTTTTGCGCCGCCTGTTACTATAATTACTTTATCTGTGAGTTGTAAATTCATGGTATATGGGTATTCGTTGTAAAATTTTTATTGTTAGTGGGATACGGTAAGTTTCACCTCTTTCACTTTTAAATTGCGCATGGCAAAGTAAAAAACAAACAAAAAGCAGGCCGCCGGTACCAGGTACGCAATCTGGATATTGGTCATATCAGATAATTTGCCCATTATCGGCGGGAAAATAGCACCGCCTACTATAGCCATGATCACCAGTGATGAACCCTCTTTGGTTTTGGCCCCCAATCCGCGGATACTTAACGAGAATATAGTAGGGAACATGATGGACATAAAAAACTCTACCCCAATTAACGCGTAAACCGGGAACTTACCGTGTAAAAACACCGAAAGCACAATAAGTGCCACATTGGTGATACCATAAATAGCCAGCAGTTTTACCGGGTTGATAAATGTCATCAGGAAAGTGCCAATAAACCGGCCTGCCAGAAATGCAAAAAGGGCCATAGTAAGGTAATTATTGGCCGCTGCCTCATCTACGCCCGCTACTCTTTCAGAAAAACGGATTAGAAAACTTCCTACACAGGCCTGCCCGCCTACATAAAAAAATTGCGCTACTACCCCAAACCTTAAACCTTTTTCGTTCAATAAGTCGGCAATACGCTCCAAAAAAGTGCGGTCTTCGTGCTGTGGCAGGCCTTCGCCTTCTTCAACAATTTCGGGCAAATGCGTACGCCATAACAAGATAGCCACTATAAGCACTGTAACTGCGATGATCAGGAAGGGCAATTGTACGGATGCAGCCTCTTTATTTAAATAGTTATTCAGTTGAAGTGATGACATGGCCTTCTCCTGGTCGGGCGTAAGCACTTTGCCCGATAGTATAGCCTTGCCTCCTAAATAAGATGCCAATACCGCTGCAAGGCCGTTAAACGTTTGTGCAAAGTTTATACGTTGCGTAGCACTCTCCGGATCTCCTAATACGCTGATGTATGGATTGGCCGCGGTTTCTAAAAAGGCAGCACCCGAAAATATGATGAACAACGCCCCCAGGAAAAACGCGTAGTTACGCACAATTGATGCCGGGAAAAACAGGAATGCACCAACCGAAAAAAGGATTAAACCAAACAGGATGCCCCCTTTATAACCATAACGTTTCATAAACTGGGCAGCTGGTATCGGCAACAAAAAGTAAGCAAAATACGCCGCGGAATCTACCAGTGATGATTGCAGATCACTTAGCTGGCAGGCTTTTTTTAAGTGCGGTATCAGTATCGGGTTAAGATTTAACGCAAAGCCCCAGATAAAGAACAGGGATGTTATTAAGACCACAGCAAGCGTATTTTTATTTTTCGACATAGTTGTTTTTTGTTATAATTGGTTTATTGGGTTGCTTTTATTTTAATGCTGATGTAATATCTTTTATTGAAACACCCAGCGTTTTCAGGGCGATGGTGTTAAGCGCTTTTTCGTCCCCGGTAAAGTGGAACACGCTGTGCCTGTGTGTTAATTTTTGACCTGGTTTTAAAAACGCGGCGGGCGATACACTTTCAATTTCGTAAAAAGGGCCCATCTGTTTGCCATCTGCCAGCGGGCCATCGTTATAGGCGTTTACGGCATCGCCGCTGAAGGGGGCGACATCGGTTTTCCACTCCTGGTTAAGGTATTTGGCGCTGCTGTCAATATCAAAAACCGTGATGGTTAACACCCGGTTACTGCCATCATAGCTTCCGGCCATGTTTTTGGCCCGGTTTGGCGGGATGCCCAGCTTGCCGCGCGATTTGCCATCGGCTTTAAACAACAGGATGCCTTTGTTGTAGGTGATGCGGTCGTTAGCAATCTCGCCAAAGTAATTGGTGGTGGCAACCTTACCGGTGGCGTTATCTACGTAAGGCACCACTATAACTGTTTTGGGCGATGGGGTAAACATATCAAGGTTCCATAGGCAGGGCGCGCCGGTGGTTTCGTCCCAGGCTGTGCTGCCTGTGTTGGTAATGGTGTTTATGGTGCTGAAGCCAACCAGTTTTATAGCAGAATCAGGGCTGATGCCCAGCAACCGGTTAATCACTTCGGGTTCCATGATCTCGATATCCCTGTCGAGTTTGATATCCAGCTGAGTTCCCGCGTAGTTTTGCAGCCGGGTACTTTTACTCATGGATACCTTTTTATCCGATGAGGAAACCAATTCCCAGCTTTCGTTATCAACTGCGGCCGGGGTGTGCCAGTTGGCAAATTCCATTTTGGTACCTGGTTTAAAGAACAGCGAGAACCTGCCGCCCTCGGGGCCGAGCCAAAGCCTGTCTTCGCCGCCAAAAGCGTTCATGTGCGGGTCGGGCTGTTTAAGATCAAAGGTTTCGTATTTTATCCAGCCGAAGCTTTTGCCGTCAAAACCATCAGCGGTGGAGGTAAATACTTTAGCTTGGTATTTGGGAGATACTGCTACCATACCCAAACCATTGTTGGTTTTTAAAATAACGATACTATCATGATGCAATAAAAAATTAAGGTCAAATATAAAGCTGCCTTTGGGTGCCTTGGGCATCATCTCCTTGCACGATGTAAGCGCTACTATTGTTAAAACAAACACTAAAACTTTACCTCCCTTCATGATATCATTGTTTATGTTTTGGATTAATACCAATAGTATTGATCATGGTACCGACGTGGTCTATAGTAATATAAACCTCGTCGCCCACCTGCAAAGTAAATGTTGGCGGTGGCACGAGGCAGGTACCCGTCATGAGGTAACAGCCCTGCGGAAAATCGCACTCGGCATATAAATAGCCCGCCAGTTCGGTAAAGGAGCGTTTAATGCGCGATATGGTAGTTTCATCCTGGTACACCGCAGCGCCATCCCTTTTGATGAGCAGTTTGATGGCCGAATCAGCAGGCAATGGCTCCGCACTTACATATAAGCAAGGGCCGAGCGCGGCACTTTTTTCGTAGATTTTGGCTTGCGGCAGGTACAGGGCATTTTCGCCCTCAATACTGCGCGAACTCATATCGTTGCCAATGGTATAGCCCTGGATATTGCCTTTGCTGTTGATGTACAGCGTCAGTTCGGGTTCCGGCACGTTCCATTCAGAATCTTTGCGGATGTACACCTCGCCGCCATGGCCACTTACCCGGTAGTGCGTGGCTTTAAAAAACAGTTCGGGCCGGGGGGCATCATAAACCTTATCGTACAAACTGGCCCCGCCCGAGCTTTCCGATTCTTCCATCCGGGCGTCGCGGCTTTTTAAATAGGTTACACCGGCCGCCCAAACCTCCTGCGTGCCAATGGGCGGCAGCGCCTGGCTGTTGGTAAATTCCTGGTGTACACCGGCGGTCAACGGTGTAGTGTCGTCAATAACGGATTGCAGGTAGGCGGCCAGGTTATCGCGGTTTACCAGTTTATCCCAGCTGTCATCAATAATGTAAGCGGCACCTTCATGCTCCAGGAGGATGCCTTTGGCAATTTTGTATAGCTTCATCAGTTTACTTCCAGTTCGTCGCGCGAGGGTAATTTGGGGAATGGGTTAGTTGGGCCGGTTTGGTACCAAAATACGGTAGATGCAATATCATCCTGCAAAGGCATATACCGCCCATCGTGTCGCCAGCCCAGTGCCTGGATGGTTACTTTCAGGCTTTTTTCAAACCTGATGGGGTCAACAATGTGCCAGCGGTACAGGCCAAAGCGCTGGGCCACGGTATAATGGCCATCGCCGCCAATTACCTGGGCAAGGCCGCTGTACGGCGTGTTAAATTCGGTGTATTCGGTTTCGTTCTTCTCTTTGCCGTTGGCATCCTTATGGCGGGTATCAAAGTCATATGACCCGCAGAAATAATCCTCGGTACCGGTGCCGTTTATGGTAGGGAATTTGGTATCGCCATCCATAAAAAACTTAATCTCCCCCTCGCCCCACCAGCCATTTTTGTGACTGCCATAAGCTAAATAAGTGCCCACATACTGTCCCTTGCCTACAATACTATCTACCAAAACATAATCTTTTTTATACGGCAGGGGATTGGTACGGCGAAACTGCGCATGAAAGTAACCCGCATCATCCGGGATATCCGTTAGCGTATAATCAACCTGGTAATAGAGCACCATATCGTTATCATCAATGTTTTCCATGGTGATACGGCATTTTTTACGGAACGGCATTGGCCAGTAGCAGTTAAAGGCGCTGCCCGGGTTTACTGCTACCGCTAAACTGGCCAGCGGCGAATATTTGCCCCAGCCCATGCAAAAAAAGTCGCCAACGGGAACTTCAACAGCGGGGGTAGTTTCATCGTCCCAATAAAAACGAAGTATACTATAGCGCCAGTTACCTGTAGGTGTCATCCAGATGTGCTGAATGGCACCGCTTTCGTTAATTTCGGCAATGGTAAAGGTGGTGTGCTTTTTAATAACGACACTTGGGCTCACCTTCCAGGTTTGGCCCAAATCGCGCGATGCGTTACCCCCCGTACCGGCAGTGGCCATGCCGCCCTTACCCTTTTCTCCATTAAAATTTTCGGGACTTATCGACCGGGTTTTGGCATCGCTGGTACGGTACAGGTTACCCAGGCCGACATCCAAACCATTAAACTTTTTTTGGGCAAACGCGGCCGGTATTGCCAGTAAAACAAACATCCAGCTCAGCAATAATAAAACATAATTTTTCATCTTAAAAACATAGGTTATCTGTTAGTAAAAAATCAATAATGCATCAATTGGTAAAATGCAATACCTTATTTATTTGCTGTAACGCTTGCTTTATGCACAATGAGCCCAAAGCCGGTCACAATCATAAAGATAATTTTTTTTATTACAACCCGCTTTATTAGCATAAACTTCAAGGATATTAGCATGGGGAAGCCGAAGCCCTGCTCTAAATCTCTCCCTGAAGGGGGAGACTTTTAATTGGCATGTCATTCTTTTAAAGTCTTCCCCTTTAGGGGAGGATTTAGGTGGGGCTTCATTACCTTTGTATATGTCATTTACCCTCATACTAAACAACATTGCCAAACACATTCATTTAACCGCCGATGAACAGAGTATTTTTACCGGTATGCTGCGGCCGCAAACCATAAAGCGCAAACAATTTTGGTTGAGCGATGGCGATATATGCAAACACTCGGCCTTTGTTACTTCGGGCTGCCTGCGCGGGTTTACGGTTGATAAAAATGGCATTGAACATGTGCTAAGCTTTGCCCCGGTAGATTGGTGGATGGCCGATATGTACAGCCTGATAAGCCAGAAACCCGGCATGCTGAACGTAGAGGCGCTGGAAGATACCGAGGTGTTATTGCTGAGTAAAACTAACCAGGAGGCATTATATAAACAGATACCCAAGTTTGAGCACTTTTTCCGGGTATTGGTAGAGAATTCGCTGGTTGCAAGTCAGCAACGCCTTATTGACGGCCTCAGCCTTACGGCCGAAGACCGCTACAACAACTTTTGCAAACGCTACCCCACGCTGATCTACACCCTGCCCCAAAAGCAAATAGCATCATACATTGGCGTTACGCCAGAGTTTTTTAGCAGGATGAGGAGCAGAAGGTAGTTGCCGGTTGCGAGGTTCGGGGTACTGGTGGCAAGGCGGATACAGTTTCAACCGTTTTTTCTCAGGCTCTGCCACCCGCACCTCGAACCACGCAACCCGAACCTGAAAAACTTAATCTACATCAACTCCCCCTTGCCAAATCCGCTGTACCTTTATATCGACAAACAGAGGAAACAACATCATGGCACAAACCATTTTACATAAAGCCGAAACACGTGGGCGCGCCAACCACGGCTGGCTGAACAGCTACCATTCTTTCAGCTTTGGCAGTTATTACAATCCCGAAAGAATGAACTTTGGCGCACTGCGCGTTTTAAACGACGATACTGTGGACGCCGGGATGGGCTTTGGCAAACATCCGCATGATAACATGGAGATCATTAGCATACCATTGGAAGGCAACCTGGAGCATGAAGACAGCATGAATAATGTGGCCGTTATTAAAAATGGCGACATCCAGGCTATGAGCGCCGGTACCGGAATTTACCATAGCGAGTATAACCAGGATCCAAACAAACGGGTAAAATTCCTGCAAATCTGGATTTATCCCAACCAACGCAACGTTGAGCCCCGGTACGACCAGCTTACTCTGAACCTTGATGACCGTCATAATAAACTACAACAAGTACTATCGCCCAATCCGGAAGATGCCGGTGTATGGATTCACCAGGACGCATGGTTTAACCTGGGTAAATTTGATGCAGGCGTAAGTACCGAGTATACTATCCACAAACCCGGCAACGGCGTATACGCATTTGTATTAAGCGGCGAAGTGCAGATTGATGGGCAAGCGGTTGGTACCCGTGATGCATTGGGTATTTGGGATGCCGAAGGTTTTACTATCACCGCAAGTACCAACGCGGAATTTTTACTGATGGAAGTGCCGATGAGCTTTTGATGTTCTGAGGATCGGGTTGCGAGGGACGTGGTTCGGGTGAAAAATAAATTTTAATCTGAGCTTGCATCCCAACACCCGGACGACGAAACATGAACCAAGATAGACACACCCGAACCCCGCAACACGAACCCCAAAATGGAAACAATACAAATTTTAGTCATCGGCCGCCACCCCGAAATATTGGCAACCGTAGTGCGTCTGGTAAACAACAACCCGGCCTGGAATGCCACCGGCTGCCAAACCGACGATGAGGCTATCCGGGCATTTGATGCAAAGGATTTTACGCTGGTGCTCCTTGGCGGCGGCATCCCGCCCGAATCTGAAACCCGGCTTAGCCAATACTTTCGTGATTGTAACCCCGATATCGGCATAGTACAGCACTACGGCGGCGGAAGCGGCTTACTTGCTGCAGAGATATACGAGGCGCTTAAATAGTTCACTGGTTCATTAGTTCATTGGTCTTTTCCCGCGGTTAGTTTATTAGCCTGATCTGGCGGAGGCCCGATTTGTTGTGTCGTAGATTGGTCCGCCGGTCCGTTGGTAATTAGTTTGCTTCTGTGGCGCCTTTAGTTTATATATTTGTTCCCCGGTTCTAAATTAATTTGTTGGCCGCCCTCTTTATCGTGCTGTTTGCAAACAAAGTAAGTAGCGCGAATATCGAAGCGATGAGTATCAAACTATTCACCAATAAACTAATGAACAAGAGAACCAATGAACTAAAATGAAAGTTATTATAGCCGAAAAGCCATCCGTTGCCCGCGAAATTGCCAAAGTATTTGGTGCTACCACCAAAAAAGACGGCTATATGGAGGGGAAGGGCTATACTTTTACCTGGGCATTTGGTCATTTGCTACAACTGGCAGCCCCGCAAGAATACGGCTATTACGGCTGGAGCGTTCAAAACCTGCCTATGCTGCCGCCCAAATTCAAACTCTCTATCCGTAAGGTAAAATCAAAGGATGGGATGATTGATGATCCATCGGTGAAAAAACAGCTGGATATTATCAAAAGCCTGTTTGACGAAGCTACCGAAATTATTGTAGCAACGGATGCGGGGCGCGAGGGCGAACTCATATTTCGCTATATTTATTATTATCTTAAATGCAAAAAGCCTTTTAAAAGGCTCTGGATCTCATCACAAACGGATGAGGCTATTAAAGAAGGTTTCCGCAACCTGAAACCGGGCAGCGATTATGATACGCTGTTCAATTCTGCACATTGCCGCTCGCAGTCGGATTGGTTGGTGGGCATGAATGCCACGCAGGCCTTAAGCCTGTCGTCGGGCAATAGAGGCGTACTGTCGTTAGGTAGGGTGCAAACGCCTACACTGGCCATGATCTGTTCGCGCTACCTGGATAATAAGAATTTTGTGCCCCAGCTGTATTACCAGGTAAGCATCCAGCCCGATAAGGACGGGCAGACATTTAAAGCCATCTCGGTAAGCAACTTTAAAACTAAAGAAGAAGCGCAGGTTATTTTTGATAAGGTACAGGATGTGGCATCGGGCTTTCCGCAGGGTGCCCATATTATTAATGTAGAGGCCAAACCCCGAAAAGAACCACCACCCTTACTGCACGACCTGAGCAGCCTGCAGCAGGAAGCCAACAAGCGCAAAGGCTTCACGGCCGATCAAACCCTTAACATCCTCCAAAACCTGTACGAGGGTAAGCTGGTAACCTATCCGCGTACAGGCAGTCGTTATATTGGTGATGATGTATTTGCCGGCGTACCTGATTTGATTGAAAAGTTAAAGGAACACCCCGACTTTGGCAAACAGGCTACATTGTTATCGGGCGCCAAGCTGAGCAAGCGCAGCGTAAACGCCAAAAAGGTAACCGATCACCATGCCATACTAACCACGGGCGAGCCTCCTTACCAGCTAACGCCCGATAAACAGGCTGTTTACGATATGGTTGCCGGCCGCATGCTGGAAGCATTTCACCAGGATTGTATCAAAGAGATTACCAAGATTACCATCGAATCGGGCTCGTTGTTTATGGCCAGCGGTACGGTTATACAAACACCCGGCTGGCGCGCCGTATTTAACGATACCGACGAGGAAAAAAAGGACGAGGAAAATCCAACCCTGCCCAAAGTACAACAGGGCGAAATGCTGCCTATTACAGATAAGGCTTTGTTAGAGAAACAAACCAAGCCCAAGCCTCTTTATAACGAAGCCAGCCTGCTTAAAGCTTTAGAAACGGCCGGAAAAGAAATTGACGACGAGGAATTGCGTTATGCCATGAAGGATAGTGGGTTGGGCACCCCGGCTACCCGTGCATCCATTATCGAAACATTGCTGAAACGTAATTACATCCTGCGTGAAAAAAAGAACCTGGTGCCTACCCCAACCGGGCTGGCAGTATACCAGGTGGTAAAAAACCAGCAAATAGCCCAGGCCGAACTGACAGGTAACTGGGAAAAACGCCTGGAAGAGATCCGTACCGGTGCATCCGTTGCCGATTTTCAGGAAGAAATCAAGACCTATACCCGCGCGATTACCCAGGAGTTGCTGCGCGAAGGCAAAGCATTGAAGATTGATCCGGTTGTGGTGTAATAACCTTCGGCGCTGAATTTGCTTAATTGTAGCATTGGTTTAACTAATCACGTCTATTAAATAAGCTAAAGCATCCTTTGAATGCAGCGCCGCTGTTGATTCCATGGTGGTGGCAGCAACCTGGGATGCCCGCACGCGCATTTGGTTTTCGTAAGCTGCAATTGCTGATGGCAGATCTGTAAAATTATCGCCGGTAAGGCATTGGCTTAGTACAAGCGCATCCAGCATGGCCATGTTTACGCCTTCGCCTGCATAAGGGGGCATCAGGTGGGCTGCATCGCCAAGTATAGTTAAGTTGGGCAGT
The genomic region above belongs to Mucilaginibacter sp. KACC 22773 and contains:
- a CDS encoding SDR family oxidoreductase; translation: MNLQLTDKVIIVTGGAKGIGEGIVKVLAAEGAIPVIIGRSEADNLKVVREIEAAGGRAFQVAAELTDPKANQNAIDATIDKYGRIDGLVNNAGVNDGVGLEDGNYEAFIASLHKNVVHYYLMAHYALPELIKSKGAIVNITSKTADTGQGHTSGYAAANGGRNALTREWAVELLKYGIRVNAVVVAECWTPLYETWLNKMADPEAKLQEIQSKIPLGNRMTTAEELANTTAFLLSPVSSHTTGQLVYVDGGYTHLDRALANA
- a CDS encoding LLM class flavin-dependent oxidoreductase, coding for MSLKTLDKLAYSVLDLATVVEGHPIADTYHNSLQNARQAEQLGYTRYWFAEHHNMISVASSATSLLIGYVAGNTQAIRVGSGGIMLPNHSPLVVAEQFGTLATLYPNRIDLGLGRAPGTDQVTAMAIRGENMNASFYFPRDVEVLQKYFSADNADAKVRAIPGEGLDIPIWILGSSTDSARLAAAKGLPYAFASHFAPAYFKEAIKIYRDNFKPSAVLQQPYVMACVNVVAADTDEEAEYLATSVKQMFMGIVTGKRRLLQPPVESMAHIWNVFEEEAVMQMLAYSFIGSKQKITAMLTDFVAENGVDEIMATSHIYDHEAKLKSYRLFAEVVSGE
- a CDS encoding fumarylacetoacetate hydrolase family protein: MKLYKIAKGILLEHEGAAYIIDDSWDKLVNRDNLAAYLQSVIDDTTPLTAGVHQEFTNSQALPPIGTQEVWAAGVTYLKSRDARMEESESSGGASLYDKVYDAPRPELFFKATHYRVSGHGGEVYIRKDSEWNVPEPELTLYINSKGNIQGYTIGNDMSSRSIEGENALYLPQAKIYEKSAALGPCLYVSAEPLPADSAIKLLIKRDGAAVYQDETTISRIKRSFTELAGYLYAECDFPQGCYLMTGTCLVPPPTFTLQVGDEVYITIDHVGTMINTIGINPKHKQ
- the fucP gene encoding L-fucose:H+ symporter permease; translated protein: MSKNKNTLAVVLITSLFFIWGFALNLNPILIPHLKKACQLSDLQSSLVDSAAYFAYFLLPIPAAQFMKRYGYKGGILFGLILFSVGAFLFFPASIVRNYAFFLGALFIIFSGAAFLETAANPYISVLGDPESATQRINFAQTFNGLAAVLASYLGGKAILSGKVLTPDQEKAMSSLQLNNYLNKEAASVQLPFLIIAVTVLIVAILLWRTHLPEIVEEGEGLPQHEDRTFLERIADLLNEKGLRFGVVAQFFYVGGQACVGSFLIRFSERVAGVDEAAANNYLTMALFAFLAGRFIGTFLMTFINPVKLLAIYGITNVALIVLSVFLHGKFPVYALIGVEFFMSIMFPTIFSLSIRGLGAKTKEGSSLVIMAIVGGAIFPPIMGKLSDMTNIQIAYLVPAACFLFVFYFAMRNLKVKEVKLTVSH
- a CDS encoding glycoside hydrolase family 172 protein; protein product: MKNYVLLLLSWMFVLLAIPAAFAQKKFNGLDVGLGNLYRTSDAKTRSISPENFNGEKGKGGMATAGTGGNASRDLGQTWKVSPSVVIKKHTTFTIAEINESGAIQHIWMTPTGNWRYSILRFYWDDETTPAVEVPVGDFFCMGWGKYSPLASLAVAVNPGSAFNCYWPMPFRKKCRITMENIDDNDMVLYYQVDYTLTDIPDDAGYFHAQFRRTNPLPYKKDYVLVDSIVGKGQYVGTYLAYGSHKNGWWGEGEIKFFMDGDTKFPTINGTGTEDYFCGSYDFDTRHKDANGKEKNETEYTEFNTPYSGLAQVIGGDGHYTVAQRFGLYRWHIVDPIRFEKSLKVTIQALGWRHDGRYMPLQDDIASTVFWYQTGPTNPFPKLPSRDELEVN
- the yiaA gene encoding inner membrane protein YiaA; translated protein: MEPLQNKTDENSAFGKYGDKIKRNPLKPTAAFIGASWFALLVGVIGYCVGLWNATIQLNEKGYYFTILLFGLFAVISVQKSVRDRSEGLAVTDLYYGLSWFATIAAMVLLTIGLWNTDLARSEKGFYAMAFCLSMFSAIAVQKNTRDAKLIDDKEL
- a CDS encoding DUF6786 family protein — encoded protein: MKGGKVLVFVLTIVALTSCKEMMPKAPKGSFIFDLNFLLHHDSIVILKTNNGLGMVAVSPKYQAKVFTSTADGFDGKSFGWIKYETFDLKQPDPHMNAFGGEDRLWLGPEGGRFSLFFKPGTKMEFANWHTPAAVDNESWELVSSSDKKVSMSKSTRLQNYAGTQLDIKLDRDIEIMEPEVINRLLGISPDSAIKLVGFSTINTITNTGSTAWDETTGAPCLWNLDMFTPSPKTVIVVPYVDNATGKVATTNYFGEIANDRITYNKGILLFKADGKSRGKLGIPPNRAKNMAGSYDGSNRVLTITVFDIDSSAKYLNQEWKTDVAPFSGDAVNAYNDGPLADGKQMGPFYEIESVSPAAFLKPGQKLTHRHSVFHFTGDEKALNTIALKTLGVSIKDITSALK